One Cucurbita pepo subsp. pepo cultivar mu-cu-16 chromosome LG11, ASM280686v2, whole genome shotgun sequence DNA window includes the following coding sequences:
- the LOC111805380 gene encoding probable inactive receptor kinase At2g26730, with product MAAAISLCSVFLLLLLLLLLTQWVNSEPTQDKQALLDFLSKTPHANRVQWNPSNSVCTWIGVECDSNQSFVYSLRLPGVGLVGPIPANTIGKLTQLRVLSLRSNRLSGGIPSDFSNLIMLRNLYLQDNAFSGEFPPSLTQLTRLTRLDLSSNNMSGPIPPSVDNLTHLSGLFLQNNGFSGSLPNISAVNLTNFNVSNNKLNGSIPKSLAKFPESSFAGNLDLCGGPFPSCSGPSPTPSQNPPPTDGIRKSKKLSTAAIIGIIIGAVFVAFLLLLFLILCLRRRSNRQPAKSQKPPSTVGTTARTIPIAEAGTSSSKDDITGGSIEATERNKLVFFEGGIYNFDLEDLLRASAEVLGKGSVGTSYKAVLEEGTTVVVKRLKDVVVTKKEFETQMEILGKIKHENVVPLRAFYFSKDEKLLVYDYISTGSFSASLHGSRGSGRTPLDWDSRMRIAVSVGRGLTHLHVVGKVVHGNIKSSNILLRPDHDACISDFGLNSLFGTATPPNRVAGYRAPEVVETRKVTFKSDVYSYGVLLLELLTGKAPNQQSLGEDGIDLPRWVQSVVREEWTAEVFDAELMRFHNIEEEMVQLLQIAMSCVSTVPDQRPTMPEVVRMIEDMNSHRSETDDGLRQSSDDPSKGSDVNTPPAESRTPPRVTP from the exons ATGGCGGCGGCGATTTCTCTctgctctgtttttcttcttcttcttcttcttcttcttctgacTCAGTGGGTCAACTCGGAGCCGACTCAGGACAAACAAGCGCTTCTCGATTTCCTCTCTAAAACCCCTCATGCCAATCGGGTTCAATGGAATCCTTCCAATTCCGTCTGTACTTGGATCGGCGTCGAGTGCGATTCCAACCAGTCGTTTGTTTACTCTCTTCGTTTGCCCGGCGTTGGCCTCGTTGGTCCGATTCCGGCTAATACCATCGGGAAATTGACTCAGCTCCGAGTTCTTAGCCTCCGTTCCAACCGTCTCTCCGGTGGGATCCCATCGGATTTTTCCAATTTGATAATGCTGCGGAATCTGTATCTTCAGGATAATGCTTTCTCCGGCGAGTTTCCGCCGAGTTTGACTCAGCTAACTCGGCTGACTCGGCTCGATTTGTCGTCGAATAATATGTCCGGTCCGATTCCGCCGTCTGTTGACAATCTGACACATCTGAGTGGGCTTTTCTTGCAGAACAATGGGTTCTCCGGTTCACTCCCGAATATCTCCGCCGTGAATTTAACAAACTTCAATGTCTCTAACAACAAACTCAACGGCTCGATTCCGAAATCGTTAGCTAAATTCCCGGAATCCTCTTTCGCCGGAAACTTAGATCTCTGCGGTGGACCATTCCCATCCTGCAGCGGACCCTCTCCAACTCCGTCGCAAAACCCCCCACCGACCGACGGAATCAGAAAATCCAAGAAGCTCTCCACGGCGGCGATAATCGGAATAATCATCGGCGCTGTTTTCGTTgcctttctcctcctcctcttcctcatcCTCTGTCTTCGACGGCGGTCCAATAGGCAGCCGGCGAAGTCACAGAAACCACCATCGACAGTGGGAACAACGGCGAGAACAATCCCAATAGCGGAGGCGGGAACATCATCATCAAAAGACGACATTACCGGAGGGTCAATTGAGGCGACGGAGAGGAACAAGCTAGTGTTCTTCGAAGGAGGGATTTACAATTTCGATTTGGAGGATTTGTTGAGAGCATCGGCGGAGGTATTGGGGAAAGGAAGCGTGGGAACGTCGTACAAGGCGGTGCTGGAGGAAGGGACGACGGTGGTGGTGAAGCGGCTGAAGGATGTGGTGGTGACGAAGAAGGAATTCGAGACACAAATGGAGATTTTAGGGAAAATCAAACACGAAAATGTGGTTCCGCTCAGAGCTTTCTACTTCTCCAAAGACGAAAAACTGCTCGTTTATGATTACATCTCCACCGGCAGCTTCTCCGCCAGTCTCCACG GAAGCAGAGGCTCCGGCAGGACGCCGCTGGATTGGGATTCAAGAATGAGAATAGCAGTAAGCGTCGGCCGGGGACTAACCCATCTCCACGTCGTCGGCAAGGTGGTTCACGGCAACATTAAATCCTCCAACATTCTTCTCCGGCCGGACCACGACGCCTGCATTTCCGATTTCGGCCTGAACTCCCTCTTCGGCACCGCCACGCCGCCGAATCGCGTCGCCGGCTACAGAGCACCCGAGGTCGTCGAGACCCGAAAAGTCACATTCAAATCGGACGTTTACAGCTACGGCGTTCTCCTCCTCGAGCTTCTGACCGGAAAAGCCCCCAATCAGCAATCCCTTGGCGAAGACGGAATCGACCTTCCACGGTGGGTCCAATCCGTCGTCCGGGAGGAATGGACGGCGGAGGTTTTCGACGCAGAGCTAATGCGGTTCCACAATATCGAAGAAGAAATGGTTCAATTGCTTCAAATTGCAATGTCCTGTGTTTCGACTGTCCCCGATCAACGGCCGACGATGCCGGAAGTTGTACGGATGATCGAAGATATGAACAGTCATAGAAGCGAGACCGATGATGGGTTGCGTCAGTCTTCCGATGACCCATCGAAAGGATCGGACGTGAACACGCCGCCGGCGGAGTCTAGAACTCCGCCGCGAGTGACGCCGTAG
- the LOC111804841 gene encoding ABC transporter G family member 32-like, with protein MWNTAENVFVRTASFREEGEDEEALRWAALERLPTYSRVRRGIFKNIVGHTKEVDVTELEAQEQKLLIDRLVSSVDDDPEVFFQRMRRRFDAVDLEFPKIEVRFQQLTVESFVHIGTRALPTIPNFMCNMMETLLRKLKIYSSQRSKLTILDNVSGIIRPSRLTLLLGPPSSGKTTFLLALAGLLGSDLQQSGRITYNGHGFNEFVPQRTAAYVSQQDRHIAEITVRETLDFAGRCQGVGFKYDMLMELARREKIAGIKPDEDLDIFMKSLALGGQETSLVVEYIMKILGLDVCADTLVGDEMLKGISGGQKKRLTTGELLIGPARVLFMDEISTGLDSSTAYQIIKYLRHSTCALDSTTVVSLLQPAPETYELFDDVILLCEGQIVYQGPREAVLNFFAAMGFTCPERKNVADFLQEVISKKDQEQYWSVPDRPYQFIPAAKFAKAFRLYHIGKSLSEELEVPFDRRYNHPASLSSSQYGVKRRELLKTSFSLLRLLMKRNSFIYIFKFVQLLLVAIITMSVFFRTTMDHDTIDGGGIYLGALYFSTVIILFNGFTEVSMLVAKIPVLYKHRDLHFYPSWVYTLPSWILSIPVSLMESGFWVAVTYYVIGYDPAITRFLRQFLLFFSLHQMSIALFRLMGSLGRNMIVANTFGSFTMLVVMALGGYIISRALGKSQAVVSKEELQEREKRRKGETTVIELRQYLQYSGSLNGLNLIKLVLGRIQACXMVLPFQQLSMSFSNINYYVDVPMHLKILREITHWLERGTEXDKLQLLVNVSGSFRPGVLTALLGVSGAGKTTLMXLFLDTFARVAGYCEQTDIHSPCLTIMESLLFSAWLRLPSDVDLETQRQPMXAAIVMRTVRNIVNTGRTIVCTIHQPSIDIFESFDELLLMKRGGELIYAGPLGPKSRELIKYFEAVEGVPKIKSGYNPATWMLEVTSAVEENRLGVDFAEVYRRSSLFQRNLDLVETLSRPISNSKELNFLTKYSQSSFNQFLACLWKQNLSYWRNPQYTAVKFFYTVIISLMLGTICWRFGAKRETQQDLFNAMGSLYAAVLFIGITNATAVQPVVSIERFVSYRERAAGLYSALPFAFAQVAIEFPYVFAQTIIYCAIFYSMAAFDWTALKFIWYIFFMYFTLLYFTFYGMMTTAITPNHNVGSIIAAPFYMLWNLFSGFMIPHKRIPIWWRWYYWANPVAWSLYGLQVSQYGDDNKLVKLSDGINSVAIHDVLKHVFGFRHDFLGVAAIMVFGFCLFFATIFAFAIKSFNFQRR; from the exons ATGTGGAACACGGCAGAGAACGTGTTCGTTCGGACGGCGTCGTTCAGGGAGGAGGGGGAAGATGAGGAGGCGCTCCGGTGGGCGGCACTCGAGAGGCTACCGACGTATTCGCGTGTGCGGAGAGGAATTTTCAAGAACATTGTTGGACATACCAAGGAGGTTGATGTTACTGAGCTTGAGGCTCAAGAGCAGAAGCTTCTTATTGACAGATTGGTTAGTTCGGTTGATGATGATCCCGAGGTGTTCTTTCAACGAATGCGACGGCGCTTCGACGC AGTTGATTTGGAGTTCCCAAAGATTGAGGTTAGATTTCAACAGTTGACAGTAGAATCGTTTGTTCACATTGGAACCAGGGCTCTGCCGACTATTCCCAACTTCATGTGCAACATGATGGAG ACACTTCTTAGGAAACTGAAAATATACAGCAGTCAGAGAAGTAAGCTGACAATTTTAGACAATGTCAGTGGAATTATAAGACCTTCCAG ATTGACTTTGTTACTGGGTCCCCCAAGCTCTGGAAAGACAACTTTTCTTCTAGCCCTTGCTGGTCTCCTTGGAAGTGATTTGCAG CAATCAGGGAGAATAACATATAATGGGCATGGCTTCAATGAGTTTGTTCCGCAGAGGACAGCAGCTTATGTTAGTCAGCAGGATCGACATATTGCTGAGATAACTGTTAGAGAAACCCTTGATTTTGCAGGCCGTTGTCAAGGCGTGGGGTTCaaatatg ACATGCTCATGGAACTAGCAAGAAGGGAAAAGATTGCAGGGATAAAACCTGATGAAGATcttgatatatttatgaag TCCTTGGCTCTAGGGGGTCAAGAGACAAGCCTTGTGGTGGAGTACATTATGAAG ATTTTAGGGTTGGACGTGTGTGCTGACACATTGGTAGGAGATGAAATGCTAAAAGGGATTTCTGGAGGTCAAAAAAAGCGTCTTACAACTG GTGAATTGCTCATTGGTCCGGCAAGAGTTTTATTCATGGACGAGATATCAACTGGGCTTGATAGTTCAACAGCCTatcaaattatcaaatatCTTAGGCATTCTACCTGTGCACTTGACTCAACCACTGTAGTTTCTCTGCTGCAGCCTGCTCCTGAAACCTATGAGCTATTTGATGATGTTATACTTCTTTGTGAAGGCCAAATTGTATATCAAGGACCCAGAGAAGCTGTTCTTAATTTCTTCGCAGCTATGGGATTCACCTGTCCAGAGAGAAAGAATGTTGCAGACTTCTTGCAAGAA GTTATATCAAAGAAGGATCAGGAGCAGTACTGGTCAGTTCCTGATCGTCCTTACCAATTTATCCCCGCAGCAAAGTTTGCCAAAGCTTTTCGTTTGTATCACATCGGGAAGAGTTTATCTGAAGAATTGGAAGTTCCTTTTGATAGACGTTATAACCATCCAGCTTCCTTGTCATCTTCTCAATATGGCGTAAAAAGGCGTGAACTTCTTAAGACCAGCTTTTCATTGCTAAGGCTATTAATGAAGCGAAACTCATTTAtctacatttttaaatttgttcag TTACTATTGGTTGCAATAATTACAATGAGTGTCTTTTTCCGGACAACAATGGATCATGACACAATTGATGGCGGAGGAATTTATCTTGGGGCACTCTACTTTTCTACTGTTATCATCCTTTTTAATGGATTTACAGAGGTGTCAATGCTGGTGGCCAAAATTCCTGTACTTTACAAGCACAGGGACTTGCACTTTTATCCAAGCTGGGTTTATACTCTTCCTTCTTGGATCTTGAGTATTCCAGTTTCACTCATGGAATCTGGTTTCTGGGTTGCAGTCACGTATTATGTGATTGGATATGATCCTGCTATCACTAG ATTCTTGCGGCaatttttgttattctttTCTCTGCATCAAATGTCTATAGCGCTCTTTCGCCTCATGGGATCATTGGGCCGTAACATGATTGTTGCCAATACCTTTGGATCCTTTACTATGTTAGTTGTTATGGCTCTCGGAGGATATATTATTTCAAGAG CTTTGGGTAAAAGCCAAGCTGTAGTCTCCAAGGAAGAACtgcaagaaagagagaaaagaaggaaaggagAAACTACTGTCATTGAGTTGAGACAGTATTTGCAATACTCAGGATCATTGAATGGTCTGAATCTGATTAAGct AGTGTTGGGAAGAATACAAGCATGTNGGATGGTACTTCCCTTCCAACAACTTTCTATGTCTTTCAGCAACATTAATTACTATGTTGATGTTCCCATG CACCTAAAGATTCTACGTGAGATtacacattggttggagagaggaacggaGNAGGACAAATTGCAACTGTTGGTTAATGTTAGTGGATCTTTCAGACCAGGTGTGCTTACAGCGCTACTAGGAGTCAGTGGAGCTGGTAAAACTACTCTCATGGANctcttccta GATACATTTGCTAGAGTTGCTGGTTACTGTGAACAGACAGATATTCACTCCCCATGTTTGACTATTATGGAATCACTTCTCTTTTCGGCTTGGCTGCGATTACCTTCAGATGTTGACTTGGAGACACAAAGG caaccaatgNCTGCTGCCATTGTCATGCGGACAGTGAGGAATATTGTCAATACCGGGCGTACAATAGTCTGCACAATCCATCAGCCCAGCATAGAcatttttgaatcttttgacGAG CTTTTATTAATGAAGCGTGGAGGAGAACTCATCTATGCTGGTCCATTAGGGCCCAAGTCTCGTGAACTTATCAAGTACTTTGag GCAGTTGAAGGAGTGCCAAAGATCAAATCTGGCTATAATCCTGCTACATGGATGCTTGAGGTCACTTCTGCAGTTGAAGAAAATCGTCTTGGAGTCGATTTTGCTGAAGTTTACCGGAGATCATCTCTATTCCA acGAAATCTAGACTTGGTTGAAACCTTGAGCAGGCCCATCAGTAATTCAAAAGAACTAAACTTCCTAACAAAGTATTCTCAGTCATCTTTCAATCAGTTCTTAGCTTGCCTATGGAAACAGAATTTGTCTTACTGGCGGAATCCACAGTACACTGCAGTGAAATTCTTTTACACTGTTATTATCTCATTGATGCTTGGAACCATATGTTGGAGATTTGGTGCCAAAAG GGAAACCCAACAAGACTTATTTAATGCTATGGGATCCCTCTATGCTGCTGTTCTTTTCATTGGAATCACCAATGCCACTGCCGTTCAACCAGTTGTTTCAATTGAGCGGTTTGTCTCGTATAGAGAAAGAGCTGCTGGATTGTATTCTGCATTACCATTTGCATTTGCTCAG gTGGCTATCGAGTTCCCTTATGTGTTTGCACAGACAATTATTTATTGCGCCATTTTCTACTCCATGGCTGCATTTGACTGGACAGCTTTGAAGTTCATTtggtatattttctttatgtaTTTTACCTTGCTATACTTCACTTTCTACGGAATGATGACAACAGCTATCACACCAAATCATAATGTGGGTTCCATCATTGCTGCTCCCTTCTATATGCTTTGGAACCTCTTTAGTGGCTTCATGATTCCTCACAAG CGAATCCCAATATGGTGGAGATGGTATTATTGGGCTAATCCTGTGGCTTGGAGTTTATATGGACTCCAAGTATCACAATATGGCGATGACAATAAGCTTGTAAAGCTATCAGATGGAATTAACTCGGTAGCGATCCACGACGTTCTCAAGCATGTTTTCGGGTTTAGACATGATTTCTTAGGCGTAGCTGCCATCATGGTCTTTGGTTTCTGCCTGTTTTTTGCCACCATCTTTGCTTTCGCCATAAAATCCTTCAACTTCCAAAGGAGATGA